In Sulfolobales archaeon, the genomic window TTCTCTGCCAGAACGATCAACAAGATCTTTATAGAGCTTGCCCATGAGAGGTTCGAGAGGCTAGAAGATATATATAGAGTTGCAAGGGGTATCGAATATACAGGGATCCTAGATCCTGGCAGGAGTTTTGCTGTTAGATGTGAGAGGCTGGGCGAGCATAGCTTCACGAGCATAGATGTTGCTAGGGTTGTTGGTGCAGCTGTGATAGACTCCTACCTATCTAGTAAAGGCGTTAGACCTAGGGTAGATCTCGAGAACCCCGATGTCCTTATCGAGGTCTTTGTAAGAGATGATGAGGTTTTAATCGGTGTGAACACCACTGGAGAGACCCTCGCTAGGAGGAGATATAGGGTTTATAACCACCCCGCAGCTTTGAAGACCCTTCTAGCAGCGGCTATGATCAGGCTAAGCGGTTATAAGGGCGAGCCCCTCCTAGACCCTCTCTGCGGCGGCGCCACAATACCTATCGAGGCCGCCCACATGGCTAGAAAAATACCCACGGTGCTCTTTAGACAGGACTATCTATTTAGAAAGCTACCGCTATACGACCCCCTGCTCGAGAGGGAGATCGCGACAAAGCTGATCGGGGAGATTCGGATGGATAGCTATAAGATAACATGCCTAGATATAAGTCCTCAACACCTAGCAGGGGCTTATGAGAATGCTAGATCAGCTAAGGTTATAGATACAATAAAATTTGTCCTTGGAGATGCTACGAGGAGAGAGAGCTATAAAGATATAGATGCTGAGGTCATCGTAACAAACCCACCCTATGGAATGAGATCCCATAGGCTGGAGAAGATAGATAAATTCTACACAGATCTACTCGAAACGTTGAAGAACCTCTACAGAGGATCTAGATTAGTTCTGATAACAGCATCAACAAAGCAGTTCGAAGAGGCATCCCAAAGAGCTGATGTAGAGATAAAGGCTTCTAGGGATGTGATGCACGGAGGCCTATGGGCAAAGATATATAGTTTAAAGCTCTAGATACAATCAACACTGAAGATCTTCTAAAATCTCTATAGCTGTAAAACACCTTAGAACCGCCCCTACGACCCATTCTAAATAGTGTTGACTTTAAAAGGATCTGTAGCTGAAGACCTAGCCCTTTGGGCTGAAAAGAGATCAGCAATATAAATAGCGGCTGGGAAACCCTGGAAAATCCTAATCAAGCCAGCCTTCTATGGCCTTCTGACCAAGGCTTCTACAAGTCTGTTTATTATCAGGTCTCTCAGGCTATCCATGCTTGCCCTCAACTGCTTCATATCAGTCTCCAAGCCCTCAACCCTTTTCTCTAGGAGCTCGATCCTCATGGTTAGGTTCTTCTCAACCTCCCCAATCCTCTTCTCAAGCATATCCATCCTCTTCTCAATAGAATTCATTCTCTCTGATAGACTCTTCTCAAGAGACTCCATCCTAGTCTTCAGGCTCTCTTC contains:
- the trm14 gene encoding tRNA (guanine(6)-N2)-methyltransferase, whose translation is MSSGKRLRFFATTIPGIEDIAAEELSSLDASIRGYGRSKVFFEGYLEDIYRLNFSARTINKIFIELAHERFERLEDIYRVARGIEYTGILDPGRSFAVRCERLGEHSFTSIDVARVVGAAVIDSYLSSKGVRPRVDLENPDVLIEVFVRDDEVLIGVNTTGETLARRRYRVYNHPAALKTLLAAAMIRLSGYKGEPLLDPLCGGATIPIEAAHMARKIPTVLFRQDYLFRKLPLYDPLLEREIATKLIGEIRMDSYKITCLDISPQHLAGAYENARSAKVIDTIKFVLGDATRRESYKDIDAEVIVTNPPYGMRSHRLEKIDKFYTDLLETLKNLYRGSRLVLITASTKQFEEASQRADVEIKASRDVMHGGLWAKIYSLKL